Proteins from one Arsenophonus apicola genomic window:
- the ettA gene encoding energy-dependent translational throttle protein EttA has translation MAQFVYSMHRVGKIVPPKRHILKNISLSFFPGAKIGVLGLNGAGKSTLLRIMAGIDTEIEGEARPNPGIKIGYLSQEPKLNPNHTVREAVEEAVSEIKNALTRLDEVYAAYAEPDADFDKLAKEQGQLEAILQSHDGHNLDNQLERAADALRLPAWETKIEQLSGGERRRVAICRLLLEKPDMLLLDEPTNHLDAESVAWLERFLHDYEGTVVAITHDRYFLDNVAGWILELDRGEGIPWEGNYSSWLEQKETRLTQEASSEAARRKSIEKELEWIRQNPKGRQAKGKARLARFEELNSVEYQKRNETSELFIPPGPRLGDKVLTVENLSKSYGDRVLIDNLSFSIPKGAIVGIIGPNGAGKSTLFRMISGQEQPDSGSIILGETVKVASVEQFRDSMDNNKTVWEEVSGGQDIMRIGNFEIPSRAYVGRFNFKGVDQGKRVGELSGGERGRLHLAKLLQVGGNMLLLDEPTNDLDVETLRALENALLEFPGSALVISHDRWFLDRIATHIIDYQDEGKVTFFEGNFSEYEDYKKRTLGADTLEPHRIKYKKMSK, from the coding sequence TTGGCACAGTTCGTCTATTCCATGCATCGAGTGGGAAAAATTGTCCCACCGAAAAGACATATCTTAAAAAATATCTCTCTAAGTTTCTTCCCGGGTGCCAAAATTGGTGTTCTAGGCCTTAACGGAGCGGGTAAATCAACCTTACTTCGCATTATGGCTGGCATCGATACTGAAATTGAAGGTGAAGCACGCCCTAATCCAGGGATCAAAATTGGCTATCTCTCCCAGGAACCAAAACTTAACCCTAATCATACCGTACGTGAAGCAGTCGAAGAGGCGGTTAGTGAAATAAAAAATGCTCTAACTCGCCTTGATGAAGTTTATGCTGCCTACGCAGAACCTGATGCTGACTTTGACAAATTGGCAAAAGAACAGGGACAGTTAGAAGCCATTTTGCAATCACATGATGGTCATAATTTGGATAATCAGTTGGAGCGTGCCGCCGATGCATTGCGCTTACCCGCCTGGGAGACAAAAATAGAACAACTTTCCGGTGGAGAGCGGCGTCGAGTAGCTATTTGTCGGCTACTACTGGAAAAACCCGATATGCTATTACTTGATGAGCCAACTAACCATTTGGATGCAGAATCCGTTGCCTGGTTAGAACGGTTTTTACATGATTACGAAGGCACCGTTGTTGCAATCACTCACGATCGTTACTTCCTGGATAACGTTGCCGGTTGGATCCTGGAGCTTGATCGAGGAGAGGGCATTCCATGGGAAGGTAATTATTCCTCTTGGTTAGAACAAAAAGAGACTCGCCTAACACAAGAGGCTTCCAGCGAAGCAGCTCGCCGCAAATCGATCGAAAAAGAACTTGAGTGGATCCGACAAAATCCTAAAGGTCGTCAAGCGAAAGGAAAAGCCCGTTTAGCCCGTTTTGAAGAGTTAAACAGTGTTGAGTATCAAAAACGTAATGAAACTAGTGAGCTCTTCATTCCACCAGGTCCGCGCCTTGGTGACAAAGTTTTAACGGTTGAAAATCTCAGTAAATCTTATGGTGATCGAGTTTTAATTGATAACCTCAGTTTCTCGATCCCTAAAGGAGCTATCGTAGGTATTATCGGTCCAAATGGCGCGGGAAAATCAACCCTTTTTCGGATGATTTCAGGTCAAGAACAGCCTGACTCTGGCAGCATAATCTTAGGTGAAACCGTTAAAGTTGCCTCGGTTGAACAATTTCGCGACTCGATGGACAATAACAAAACTGTGTGGGAAGAGGTATCCGGCGGACAAGATATTATGCGCATCGGTAATTTTGAAATCCCAAGTAGAGCCTACGTCGGGCGTTTTAATTTCAAAGGTGTTGATCAGGGTAAGCGCGTTGGCGAACTTTCTGGTGGTGAACGTGGCCGATTACACTTGGCAAAACTACTCCAGGTTGGTGGAAATATGTTACTGCTGGATGAGCCAACCAATGATCTGGATGTCGAAACATTACGCGCGTTAGAAAATGCATTACTGGAATTCCCTGGCAGTGCATTAGTTATTTCCCACGATCGCTGGTTTCTTGACCGGATTGCTACTCATATTATTGATTATCAGGATGAAGGAAAAGTCACTTTCTTTGAAGGTAATTTTAGTGAATATGAAGATTACAAAAAACGGACATTGGGCGCTGATACGCTAGAACCGCATCGTATCAAATATAAAAAGATGAGCAAATAA
- the sltY gene encoding murein transglycosylase, with protein MSKKWWQKIILLIILWLPFLALGDSLTAQRERYQAIKQAWDANDNQRVANLMPTLTEYPLYPYLEYRRLTQDLNTISIAQVKDFIKRYPYFPLNQKLSTLFVNQLAKRSEWHGLLAFSPTAPKAIIARCNYYYAKWQTGNKQAAWQGAKQIWLHGYSLPKACDQLFTLWQQAGQLTTELILQRIFLAIKSNDAALVTSLVNRLPTKEQIIGQHLAKLQQDPASVVEFASKVKPSEFNRQLILVIFSRFARQSVEKAKLALPIITQTQKMSHFQQQQLKEDIAWQLFGDVTQAQAKWRDSVIQHSSSISLRERRVRLALASNDMHSLAQWLKRLPKESKNKEEWQYWQAITLIAQGKHKQGKKILFNLVKRRGFYPMVAAQKLNISYPINIALTAKPEDDIDSLPEVRRIGELLYWQKENLARTEWINLLIRQKKVRQQQLARYAFEHRWADLSVQATIIAKLWDHITERFPIAWEREFERYTKDKKIDKSFAMAIARQESGWNSQVRSAAGAIGLMQLMPQTAQQVAKSNGIVAYTDSSKLIDPAKNIELGTAYLETVFQQFGLNRVLACAAYNAGPARVTRWLAVSDGKLNVIAFIETIPFSETRRYVKNVLVYNLYYQHFLGKSVKLLTEREWLMNFSALIAIIKPFMLCCCTS; from the coding sequence ATGTCGAAAAAATGGTGGCAAAAGATAATATTGCTGATCATACTCTGGTTACCTTTCCTTGCTCTGGGAGACTCATTAACTGCTCAACGTGAGCGTTATCAGGCAATTAAACAAGCTTGGGATGCTAATGATAATCAGCGAGTCGCAAATTTGATGCCAACATTAACAGAATACCCGCTTTATCCCTATTTGGAATATCGACGATTAACGCAAGATCTTAATACAATATCGATAGCGCAAGTTAAGGATTTTATTAAACGATATCCTTATTTTCCTCTCAATCAAAAGTTATCTACCCTTTTTGTCAATCAGCTTGCCAAGCGTAGCGAATGGCATGGTTTGCTAGCTTTTAGCCCGACAGCACCGAAAGCGATTATTGCACGCTGTAATTATTACTATGCTAAATGGCAAACCGGTAATAAGCAAGCGGCGTGGCAGGGGGCGAAACAGATTTGGTTGCACGGTTATTCACTACCTAAAGCATGCGATCAACTATTTACTCTTTGGCAACAGGCGGGTCAATTAACTACAGAATTGATTTTGCAACGTATTTTTTTAGCCATTAAAAGTAATGATGCTGCTTTGGTTACTAGCTTAGTCAATCGATTACCCACTAAAGAGCAAATTATCGGTCAACACTTGGCCAAATTACAGCAAGATCCTGCTTCAGTGGTGGAATTTGCTAGCAAGGTCAAGCCATCAGAGTTTAATCGACAACTAATATTAGTAATATTTAGCCGTTTTGCGCGCCAATCGGTAGAAAAAGCCAAGCTAGCGCTCCCCATAATTACGCAAACACAGAAAATGAGTCATTTCCAACAACAGCAATTGAAGGAAGATATTGCCTGGCAATTATTCGGTGATGTGACGCAAGCACAAGCAAAGTGGCGTGATAGTGTTATTCAACATTCATCTTCCATTTCTTTACGTGAACGAAGAGTGCGCTTAGCGTTAGCAAGCAATGATATGCATTCACTTGCGCAATGGTTAAAACGATTACCGAAAGAGAGCAAAAATAAGGAAGAGTGGCAATATTGGCAAGCGATCACCTTAATCGCTCAAGGCAAACATAAACAAGGTAAAAAAATATTATTCAATTTGGTAAAGCGGCGCGGATTTTATCCCATGGTTGCGGCACAAAAATTGAACATTTCGTATCCTATTAATATTGCGCTTACCGCTAAACCTGAAGATGATATCGATTCATTGCCTGAAGTGCGGAGAATTGGCGAATTATTGTATTGGCAAAAGGAAAATTTAGCCCGAACTGAATGGATCAATCTGCTTATCAGGCAGAAAAAAGTTCGCCAACAGCAACTAGCACGCTATGCATTTGAACACCGGTGGGCCGATTTGAGTGTACAGGCGACAATTATTGCCAAACTATGGGATCATATAACCGAACGTTTTCCTATAGCCTGGGAACGTGAATTTGAACGCTACACAAAAGATAAAAAAATTGATAAAAGTTTTGCCATGGCGATAGCCAGACAAGAAAGTGGTTGGAATTCACAAGTGCGTTCTGCGGCGGGTGCGATAGGTTTGATGCAATTAATGCCACAGACAGCACAACAAGTGGCAAAATCTAATGGCATTGTAGCTTATACCGATAGTAGTAAATTGATTGATCCGGCAAAAAATATTGAGCTTGGTACCGCATATCTAGAGACCGTTTTTCAGCAATTTGGTCTTAATCGAGTTTTAGCTTGTGCAGCTTATAATGCAGGCCCTGCTCGCGTAACACGTTGGTTGGCAGTAAGTGACGGAAAATTAAATGTTATCGCTTTTATTGAAACTATTCCATTTTCTGAAACGCGACGTTATGTTAAAAATGTGCTTGTCTACAATCTTTATTATCAACATTTTCTCGGTAAATCAGTTAAACTATTGACGGAAAGGGAATGGTTGATGAACTTTAGTGCTCTTATAGCCATCATCAAGCCGTTTATGCTATGCTGTTGTACTAGTTAA
- the radA gene encoding DNA repair protein RadA: MAKAVKKAFVCNECGADYPRWQGQCIACHTWNTITEVRLAASSSSRAERFNGYAGGAAGNQVQKLSAISLEALPRFSTDFKEFDRVLGGGVVPGSAILIGGNPGAGKSTLLLQTMCRLSSQMKTLYVTGEESLQQVAMRAHRLGLPSDNLNMLSETSIEQICLIAEQEQPKLMVIDSIQVMHMADIQSSPGSVAQVRETAAYLTRFAKTRGIAIIMVGHVTKDGSLAGPKVLEHCIDCSIMLDGEADSRFRTLRSHKNRFGAVNELGVFAMTEKGLKEVNNPSAIFLSRAEEITSGSSVMVVWEGTRPLLVEIQALVDYSMLANPRRVAVGLEQNRLAILLAILHRHGGLQMSDQDVFVNVVGGVKVTETSADLALLFSLVSSFRNRPLPRDVVVFGEVGLAGEIRPVPSGQERIIEAAKHGFKRAIVPYANVPKKPLPNMQLFGVKKLSEALTVMEDFD; this comes from the coding sequence GTGGCAAAAGCAGTAAAAAAAGCATTTGTCTGTAATGAATGTGGTGCAGATTATCCTCGTTGGCAAGGCCAATGCATCGCTTGTCATACCTGGAATACGATCACCGAGGTAAGGTTAGCAGCCAGTTCTTCCTCACGAGCAGAACGCTTTAATGGTTATGCCGGTGGCGCCGCAGGTAATCAAGTTCAAAAATTGTCTGCCATTAGTTTAGAAGCATTGCCACGTTTTTCTACTGATTTTAAAGAATTTGATCGTGTGCTTGGTGGTGGAGTGGTACCCGGTAGCGCAATTTTAATTGGCGGTAATCCAGGCGCAGGTAAAAGTACATTGTTGCTGCAAACTATGTGTCGGCTTTCCTCACAAATGAAAACTTTATACGTCACTGGTGAGGAGTCTTTACAACAAGTAGCGATGCGAGCTCATCGATTAGGGTTACCGTCCGACAATCTCAATATGCTATCTGAAACCAGTATTGAGCAAATCTGTTTGATAGCCGAGCAGGAGCAACCAAAATTAATGGTGATTGATTCTATTCAAGTCATGCATATGGCTGATATACAGTCATCACCGGGTAGTGTGGCACAAGTGCGAGAAACGGCGGCTTATCTTACCCGATTTGCTAAAACACGAGGGATCGCCATTATCATGGTAGGTCATGTCACGAAAGATGGTTCTTTGGCCGGTCCCAAAGTGCTTGAACACTGTATTGACTGTTCAATCATGCTTGATGGTGAAGCAGACTCACGATTTCGTACTCTAAGAAGTCACAAAAACCGATTTGGTGCGGTTAATGAACTGGGTGTGTTTGCTATGACGGAAAAAGGGTTAAAAGAAGTAAATAACCCATCCGCTATTTTTCTCAGTCGGGCAGAAGAGATCACCTCAGGTAGCTCGGTGATGGTGGTGTGGGAAGGAACACGCCCATTGCTGGTGGAAATTCAGGCATTAGTGGATTATTCAATGTTAGCTAATCCGCGGCGAGTTGCTGTTGGCTTGGAACAAAATAGATTAGCAATTTTGCTGGCTATTTTGCATCGACATGGTGGATTGCAAATGTCGGATCAAGATGTTTTTGTGAATGTTGTAGGTGGAGTTAAAGTGACGGAAACCAGTGCCGATCTTGCGTTACTCTTTTCATTAGTATCAAGTTTCCGTAATCGTCCACTGCCGCGTGATGTTGTGGTTTTTGGTGAAGTGGGGTTAGCCGGTGAAATTCGTCCAGTACCGAGTGGCCAAGAGCGAATTATTGAGGCGGCAAAACATGGTTTTAAACGCGCGATTGTCCCTTATGCAAATGTGCCCAAAAAACCATTACCCAATATGCAGTTATTTGGGGTAAAAAAACTGTCAGAGGCATTAACGGTTATGGAAGACTTTGATTAA
- the nadR gene encoding multifunctional transcriptional regulator/nicotinamide-nucleotide adenylyltransferase/ribosylnicotinamide kinase NadR, giving the protein MKQFDYLKQAIKQTGCTLQQIASACGMTKGYLSQLINDKINNPSARKIAALHRFLNIEYPLKPKRVGVVFGKFYPLHTGHIYLIQRACSQVDELYVILCHDEPRDRALFIDSSMSQQPTVSDRLRWLLQTFKYQKNIYIHCFDEQGFEPYPHGWQVWSEGMKKFLMAKNIQPQFIYSGEVDDIAHYKKYLGAEVVLIDPERTFMNISGHQIRQAPFRYWEYIPTEVKPFFVRKVAILGGESSGKSTLVNKLANIFNTTSAWEYGRDYVFSHLGGDEMALQYSDYDKIALGHAKYIDFAVKYANKVAFIDTDFITTQAFCKRYEGKPHPFVQALIDKYRFDLVILLENNTPWVADGLRSLGSDEERKTFQNLLIELLIENQVQFVVVDSPNYDERFLRCIELVQQLLMMDERSPSL; this is encoded by the coding sequence ATGAAACAGTTTGATTATTTGAAACAGGCAATAAAGCAAACTGGTTGTACTCTACAACAGATTGCTAGCGCTTGCGGCATGACTAAAGGTTATTTAAGCCAATTAATTAATGATAAAATTAACAATCCTAGCGCGCGAAAAATTGCCGCATTACATCGTTTTTTAAATATTGAATATCCATTAAAGCCTAAACGGGTTGGCGTAGTATTTGGTAAATTTTATCCCTTACATACCGGACATATTTATTTGATTCAACGCGCATGTAGTCAAGTTGATGAGTTATATGTCATTCTTTGCCATGATGAACCACGTGATCGAGCGCTTTTTATCGACAGTTCTATGTCACAGCAACCGACCGTCAGCGATCGGCTACGATGGTTATTACAAACCTTCAAATATCAAAAAAATATTTATATTCATTGCTTTGATGAACAAGGCTTTGAGCCATACCCACATGGCTGGCAAGTGTGGAGTGAAGGAATGAAAAAATTTTTAATGGCAAAAAATATTCAACCACAATTTATTTATTCAGGCGAAGTGGATGATATTGCGCATTATAAAAAATATCTTGGCGCAGAAGTGGTGCTGATTGATCCTGAACGCACATTTATGAATATTAGTGGTCATCAAATTAGGCAAGCGCCATTTCGTTATTGGGAATATATTCCAACGGAAGTAAAACCTTTTTTTGTCCGTAAGGTAGCCATATTAGGTGGAGAGTCGAGCGGTAAATCGACTTTGGTTAATAAGTTGGCAAATATTTTTAACACCACCAGTGCCTGGGAATATGGTCGTGATTATGTTTTCTCTCATTTAGGTGGCGATGAGATGGCATTACAATATTCTGACTATGACAAGATCGCATTGGGTCATGCAAAGTATATTGATTTTGCCGTTAAATATGCCAATAAAGTTGCGTTTATCGATACTGATTTCATTACCACTCAAGCTTTTTGTAAACGATATGAGGGCAAACCACATCCTTTTGTGCAAGCATTGATTGATAAATACCGTTTTGATCTGGTTATTTTATTAGAAAATAATACTCCATGGGTAGCGGATGGATTACGTAGTTTGGGTAGTGATGAGGAACGCAAAACATTTCAAAATTTATTGATTGAACTACTGATTGAAAATCAAGTGCAGTTTGTGGTGGTTGATTCGCCTAATTATGATGAGCGTTTCTTACGCTGTATTGAGCTGGTTCAGCAATTACTTATGATGGATGAAAGATCCCCAAGTCTTTAA